One part of the Desulfobacterales bacterium genome encodes these proteins:
- a CDS encoding transposase, with amino-acid sequence MRLKEIIKKICDEINVILLAAVKRLKGVTSRYLRQEFPELLKLPSFWTNSYFVGTFGDV; translated from the coding sequence ATAAGACTCAAAGAAATAATTAAAAAAATTTGTGATGAAATCAATGTTATTCTTTTAGCAGCTGTAAAGAGGCTAAAAGGTGTAACATCACGATATTTAAGACAAGAATTTCCAGAACTTTTAAAACTTCCTTCTTTTTGGACAAATTCATATTTTGTAGGAACATTTGGAGATGTTTAA